One segment of Rosa chinensis cultivar Old Blush chromosome 6, RchiOBHm-V2, whole genome shotgun sequence DNA contains the following:
- the LOC112170227 gene encoding protein PSK SIMULATOR 2 → MGAVCSAGFSDEGAKNLGFSGKLKSSVNKMKDNFSFSNDIDALRTPHKYDSGELRSSFSSELKPSTPARNGAAKISQRNSFIGRAGTAGLEKAVGVLDTLGSSVSNLQSNSGFLTGGSRGNRISILSFEVANTIAKGANLLQSLSEKNIQFLKGEVLHSQGVQNLVSKDMRELLSIAAADKREELDLFSREVIRFGNQCKDPQWHNLSRYFSRLDSDDPSHKQLRSEAEMTMQELTTLGQHTSELYHELSALDRFEQDYKRKLEEAKALHLPLRGESLTMLQSELKQQRKLVRTLKKKSLWAKNLDEIVEKLVDIVAYTHQAISEAFGDNGVTLVKGEKGKNPQRLGAAGLALHYANMINQIDNIASRPTSLPPNTRDNLYHGLPDSVKKALRSRLQTLDAKEELMVSQVKAEMEKTLHWLVPVASNTNKAHQGFGWVGEWANSGTEFGKNTSSESNLIRLQTLYHADKQKTDAYILELVTWLHQLINLVRHCDHGLKPLPIRSPTRRGLDLHSKMQRMQSMDYSTNKTRRIQLSEEDRNLLDDVIGRMKRVPGISKSQEFAMSKKRGTKAWALSKSTGSSPPRELNARGNLDQPKANPLDVIDGLG, encoded by the exons ATGGGGGCGGTTTGCTCGGCTGGGTTTAGTGATGAAGGTGCTAAGAATTTGGGGTTTTCCGGGAAGCTCAAGTCGAGTGTGAATAAGATGAAAGATAATTTTTCATTCTCCAATGATATTGACGCCCTGAGAACGCCGCACAAGTACGATTCCGGCGAGCTGCGATCGTCGTTTTCGAGCGAGTTGAAGCCGTCAACTCCTGCTCGGAATGGagccgccaag ATTTCGCAGAGGAACTCATTTATAGGCAGAGCTGGAACTGCAGGCCTGGAGAAGGCAGTAGGAGTTTTGGATACACTAGGCAGTAGCGTGTCGAATTTGCAAAGCAATAGCGGATTTCTTACTGGGGGTTCTAGAGGCAATAGAATATCTATACTATCATTTGAAGTAGCTAACACAATCGCCAAGGGCGCAAACTTGTTGCAATCGCTTTCCGAAAAGAATATCCAGTTCCTCAAGGGAGAGGTTCTGCATTCTCAAGGTGTACAAAACTTGGTGTCCAAAGATATGAGGGAGTTGCTAAGTATTGCTGCTGCTGACAAAAG GGAAGAACTTGATCTTTTCTCACGGGAAGTAATTAGGTTCGGCAACCAGTGTAAAGACCCACAATGGCATAACCTGAGTCGATATTTCTCAAG ATTAGATTCTGATGATCCAAGTCACAAACAGCTAAGATCAGAAGCCGAAATGACAATGCAGGAATTGACCACTCTTGGTCAGCATACTTCT GAATTATACCATGAGTTGAGTGCTTTGGACAGATttgaacaagattacaagagaaaGCTCGAGGAAGCTAAGGCCTTGCATCTCCCTCTTAGAG GAGAAAGTCTGACAATGTTACAAAGTGAATTAAAACAACAAAGAAAGCTTGTGAGGACCTTGAAAAAGAAATCTCTTTGGGCCAAAAATTTAGATGAG ATAGTGGAGAAACTTGTAGATATTGTTGCTTATACACATCAAGCAATCTCGGAAGCATTTGGTGATAATG GTGTAACTCTTGTGAAAGGGGAGAAGGGTAAAAATCCTCAAAGACTAGGCGCAGCTGGTCTTGCATTACACTATGCCAATATGATAAACCAGATAGATAACATT GCGTCTCGACCAACCTCTCTTCCCCCAAATACAAGGGACAACTTATATCATGGATTGCCAGATAGTGTTAAGAAAGCTTTACGATCTCGATTGCAAACTCTTGATGCCAAGGAAGAG CTCATGGTTTCTCAGGTCAAAGCTGAAATGGAAAAGACTCTCCACTGGCTTGTTCCTGTTGCCTCAAATACGAATAA AGCTCATCAAGGTTTTGGGTGGGTGGGAGAATGGGCAAACTCTGG TACTGAGTTTGGGAAAAATACATCCTCGGAAAGCAACTTGATCCGCCTCCAGACACTCTATCACGCAGATAAGCAAAAGACAGATGCTTACATCCTTGAATTAGTGACGTGGCTTCACCAGCTAATCAACCTTGTAAGACATTGTGATCATGGTTTGAAGCCCTTGCCTATACGGTCTCCAACTCGTAGGGGACTGGACTTGCACTCCAAGATGCAGCGAATGCAATCCATGGATTATAGTACAAACAAGACCCGAAGAATACAGCTTTCAGAAGAAGATCGAAATTTGCTGGATGACGTTATTGGGAGGATGAAAAGGGTTCCTGGAATTAGTAAGAGTCAGGAATTTGCTATGTCCAAGAAGAGAGGAACTAAAGCTTGGGCTTTGAGCAAGAGCACTGGAAGCTCCCCGCCGAGGGAACTAAATGCAAGGGGAAACTTGGATCAGCCAAAGGCTAATCCCTTGGATGTCATTGATGGGTTAGGTTAG
- the LOC112170228 gene encoding uncharacterized protein LOC112170228 codes for MAGKYIIGSLVATFGVAYVCDTIISDRKIFGGTTPGTVSNKGWWEETDKKFQAWPRTAGPPVVMNPISRQNFIVKSQSE; via the exons ATGGCGGGAAAGTACATCATAGGATCTCTTGTGGCAACCTTTGGAGTTGCATATGTTTGTGACACCATTATTTCTGACAGAAAGATATTTGGAG GTACCACTCCCGGAACTGTTTCAAACAAGGGATGGTGGGAAGAAACTGACAAGAAATTCCAGGCCTGGCCTCGCACTGCAGGACCTCCCGTTGTCATGAACCCCATCAGTCGCCAGAATTTCATTGTCAAATCCCAGTCAGAATAG
- the LOC112172537 gene encoding chaperone protein dnaJ 11, chloroplastic, which produces MMSISSSSFTASSSLFSGRTLVIDAPNSPSSIKYRPMSISASCASTVDRPRIHIGTNPSLYEVLGIHTGATCQEIKTAYRRLARVVHPDATAANGQSSSDEFMKVHEAYATLSDAQKRADYDRRMLIRRPVPMSSSFSMSSSTGRRWETDQCW; this is translated from the coding sequence ATGATGTCCATTTCATCTTCGTCATTCACCGCCTCCTCATCTCTCTTTTCCGGCCGGACCCTCGTCATCGACGCTCCGAACTCGCCGTCGTCCATCAAGTACCGTCCGATGAGCATCTCGGCCTCATGCGCATCAACGGTCGACAGGCCCCGCATCCACATTGGGACAAATCCGTCCCTCTATGAAGTCCTCGGCATTCACACGGGCGCCACGTGTCAGGAAATCAAGACCGCTTACCGCAGATTGGCCAGAGTCGTGCACCCTGACGCCACCGCAGCTAACGGTCAAAGTTCCTCCGACGAGTTCATGAAGGTCCACGAGGCTTATGCCACTCTCTCCGACGCCCAAAAGCGCGCCGACTACGACCGCAGGATGCTTATCCGGCGGCCGGTGCCGATGAGCTCTTCCTTCTCAATGTCGTCGTCGACGGGAAGGAGATGGGAAACCGATCAGTGCTGGTAG
- the LOC112173280 gene encoding uncharacterized protein LOC112173280, whose translation MGIYLCKVSCGVRGELDPPCNVVGYIDRQVLGINHVYQHPAWKRSKACTENSPYEGPFRNGAPFEPQGIVRFLTVVRRLSYWWIRLITQAKDFKQQGTKMRRKMWFQNMKIKLLVLLDVLLLGITD comes from the exons ATGGGAATATACCTCTGTAAG gTATCTTGTGGCGTTAGAGGAGAACTGGATCCTCCTTGTAATGTAGTGGGATACATTGATAGACAAGTGTTGGGAATCAATCATGTGTATCAGCATCCAGCTTGGAAAAGATCAAAA GCTTGCACTGAGAATTCCCCATATGAAGGACCTTTCCGAAATGGTGCTCCTTTTGAACCTCAAGGAATTGTAAG GTTCTTGACCGTGGTGAGAAGATTGAGCTATTGGTGGATAAGACTGATAACGCAG GCTAAAGATTTCAAGCAACAAGGAACAAAAATGAGAAGGAAGATGTGGTTTCAGAATATGAAGATAAAGTTACTAGTactattagatgtactccttttgGGGATAACAGATTAA